TAGTAACAATATCTTTTGCTCTTATATCTGAAGATGAATCGGGTTGTTATTCTATGAGAGAAAAGTTACTTAAAGTAACAAATCCTCTAATTGGACCAGGCAAGTTAGTAATATCAACCGAGTATATGGATGCCGACTTAGAGGTAATTACAGAAAAGATATCAATACCAGATTTAGAAACTCTATCTGGTAACATCTTAGATGGTATGTTTCATCTAGTAGCTCCGAATCCATTATTTTTAAAACAATATGAAGAATCTAGCGAATTATCATTTCTTATGGGTGGTATGAAAATGTTTAAACTACCCACTGGATTTAGTTTAAGAGGTAAAAAACGAAAGATTTTAAATAATGGCCAAATTTCTACTCCAGTAAAAATAGCATTTCATGGTCCCGGAACTAAACCACGAGTTAACAATCTGACAACTGGAGAATTCATTGAAATAAATAGTGCTCTTGAAGACGGAGACATTTTGTTTATAGATACAACAGATATGAATAAATCAGTAAGAATAAAGCGAAGTAATGGATCAGAAGAAAATGCTTTTGGCCAAATTAATCTAGACTCTACATTTTGGAAACTTGTCCAGGGCGAAAACATTTTAAGCTATGAAAGTAGGAATGATTCACAAAAGACAAAAGTGGAGATTAAATTCAAAGAACGACTAATAGGCTTATAGAAGAGGTGATGCAATATGGAGAAATATAGTTTTTTTGATTCTACAGTAGAGGATGAAAGAGCCTACTCTGCAGATGAGTTCGCTGAATATTTTAGGCAAGTCTTATCAACCGGAATACTAAATGGCGGTAACAATCTACAAGTTATATGTTCAGGTACTAATATGATACTTCAAATAAAAGAAGGTTATGCTTGGATGGAAGGCTATTTATATAAGATTGAGTCAGAGCCTTTGAATATACAAGTAGATACTGCAGACCCGACACTTGATAGAATTGATAGAGTGGTTGTTCGATTAGATAAAAGACTAGAACATAGGTATATAAAGGCCTTTGTATTAAAGGGAGTACCAGGACAAAATCCTAGCGTAAAATCACTAACAAGAGATGAAAATATTTTTGAAATATCATTAGCTCAAATAAGAGTAATTGCAGGAAAGAGTTTCATAGAGCAAAGTCAAATTTCAGATGAGAGACTAAATAAATCAGTTTGTGGTTTAGCGTCTTCTCTAATTAGTGCAGATACTACAGACATATTTAATCAGTTTCAGTCCTGGTATAATACCAAAACTGCAAATTATGATTCTGATTGGAAAAATTGGTGGATTAATAATCCAATAGAATTTAAAAAGGCTTGGGATACTTGGTTTAGTGAGCAGAGAACAAATGGCTTTGTATTGGCTATTGAAAAAGGAAGATTAAATGGAATACCTACGCTAGATCAAAACGGAAATGTTCCACTATCTCAATTAGGTAATGCTCAAAAACCTGAAGATTATGCAAGATATGAAAGTGATTATGGTTTCTTTGGAGCAGACTATACTGGCTGCACAATAGAAAATGATATAGCAAGCTTAGACGAAGTAAAAATATATAGTGAACTTAAATCTACAAAAACCACTGAAATTACTTGTCAGAGTCAAGAAGCAAATAGTCAAAGTGGAGTTGGCCAAAAATTCGACTCTGAATTTACTAAAAATATAACTCATATAAAATGGATTGAATTTAAAATAGACCAGGTGACAGGAAGTCCAGAAAGTTTAAGTTTTAGTGTTTATGATAAAACAGCAATGAAACGCTTGCCTGGTATTATTATTCCAGATGTTGAGAAACGGTTTATAAGAGCAGATTTAAACCTAGATATTGATCGTGGGCATGAAATAGAAATTCGATTAAACTTATCGAACTTTGGAAGCAGTGTAAATGCAACTTCTGCTATCAAATTAGCAACTTGTGGATTTGGAGGTGTTAGAAATTCTTCATTAGTAAAAACGACTAATGCATGGACTACTGAAACAGAGTCATCTTGGGATGATTTAGTCTTTAGGATGGGGGTCGTAGAAGCTTCAAAATCTGGTGAAGTTCAAAAAAATATAGATCCAAAACTAGTTTCGAAATGGGGAAATCTAAAGTATGAGGTAAAAGATTTAGAGAGTAATAATGCTGTAATTACTAAAATATTGTCAAATACAGATGTAGTTATAAAATCAGAAACCGCAAAATTAGGAACTAACATGATAAATCTATCAGATATAGATCCTAAATCGCATAAAGAGTTAAAAATTAAGTATGAAATTTCAAGAAGCACGCTAGAAGATAAAACACCTAGGATAATAGACTCTAGTATAACCTGGAAGGGCTTAAGTGTTGACAATGATATTTACAAACTAATTGCTAAGGTAACTTTAGAACAAACCACAGCAAGGATTGACTTTGAGAATTTAGATTTAGAAAAGTATAAGTATATAAGGATTATCGTATCAGCTCAATCTGCAGATAAAACATTTGATAGAGATCTGTATATTAAGTATTCTCAAATTCTTTCAAATTATAAGTATGTAAACTACTTTATTAATTCAAGTAGTAGTTCGTTTGCATTTGCAAACTCAGCTGGTTCTGACAAATTCTTGATAAAAGGTGCAATCCCTAAAGATACTATGAGTTATTGTGTGATTGATATTGCGAATATTAAATCTCCGTATGAATCAAATTTAGAGGTTCTTACTAATTGGAAATGTGTCTGCAAAAAAAATGCTACTATCATAAACGGTGGAGGGAGCTGTACTGTTTCTGAAATAAGTAAAATATCAATGGCACCATCTCAAGGTTACTTTGAAACTGGATCTAGTTTTATTATATTAGGAGTGTTGTAGATGAAAACTGATAAATTAGTAATAACGAAGCATGGAGTTAAGAAAGAATCTTTTAATCAAGA
The sequence above is drawn from the Tissierellales bacterium genome and encodes:
- a CDS encoding phage tail family protein; translated protein: MKVTYINKNGDKLEFGNRAPFVFKSIEGLEFNSIVRMTKAPKQIGKSFDDLSIDERLVTISFALISEDESGCYSMREKLLKVTNPLIGPGKLVISTEYMDADLEVITEKISIPDLETLSGNILDGMFHLVAPNPLFLKQYEESSELSFLMGGMKMFKLPTGFSLRGKKRKILNNGQISTPVKIAFHGPGTKPRVNNLTTGEFIEINSALEDGDILFIDTTDMNKSVRIKRSNGSEENAFGQINLDSTFWKLVQGENILSYESRNDSQKTKVEIKFKERLIGL